The window ATTTCAAAATGTTGTGTAATGTTACAAATGGTTTAGTAGTCGAGCGTCAATTAGAAAACCTAAACTTGAGGTCAGTAAGAAACTCTAAACTTGAGTTTGAATAACGAAGCTGTCAAAGTAGTGAGATCGATACACCGTTAGAACATTTTAGAAACCCTAAACTTAAGCTCAGTTAGAAACCTTAAACTTGAGTTTGAATAACGAGGCTGTCAAAGTAATCAGATCGATACACCTTTAGAACATTTTACATGCGCAATTAGTGTATAGATGTTTTCGTGATAAACAAAGTGTTGTTTAGCTTAAGTCACTCAATTTTTGTGTTGTTTTTTCAGGTGGAGTTGATTGAAGGGTCGTCTTACTTGGGACAGCCGCTTCCATTTTCATTGACAACATTGATCTGGATCGAGGTTCTGGTGATCGGCTACATTGAGTTCCAGAGGAACTCTGAGCTCGACCTCGAGAAGAGGTTGTACCCGGGAGGCAAGTTTTTCGACCCGTTGGGTTTGGCTTCTGATCCGGAGAAGAAGGCGACACTTCAATTGGCGGAGATCAAGCATGCACGTCTGGCCATGGTTGCGTTCCTTGGATTTGCTGTGCAGGCTGTTGTCACCGGTAAAGGTCCGCTTAACAACTGGGCTACCCATTTGAGTGACCCGCTCCACACCACCATTATCGACGCCTTCTCCTCTTGAGCATTGTGTCAAGTTAATTAGCTGAATCATGAGTTGTACCAGTACTGCTTATCTTGTAAAGATTCTGATATGCGATGTGATGAAATGAGACTACTACTACTGCTTGTTAAATGACTAGATGTTGATGGAGTATGTCTCAAAGACTATTACCTACTGATATATTTGCTCCTTATGAGTTATGATGATGGGTTTAGTTCGTATAGAACTTTAAACAAAGAATGTTAAGTTGAATACAAAACTTCCCTTGTATGATGCATGAACACCAATCTATTCAATCAGTGTTCCATCCTATTCAGTATGATGACTTACAAATATACCAAATATATACTTTGGTGAAGGGGAGTGAATTTATATATACACAAAACATAAATTAATAACTATTTTCTCAATAACTTCTTGTTTTCCCGTAATGAGTTTGTTTTGGTCTTTCAAAGTGTTAAAGACCCTACAGTGTTTTTCACTCTCGATATTGTAAACTTGTTGGGTAACATGTAAATTCCTTGAGCCTAAAGTCCATTGGTATCTGACCAAAACAAGAAAACGAGAATCAAATTTCTGGTACATAGTTCGGAACCCATAACATCCTCCATAGTTTACCTCTCAGAATCACTCGTCCCAATGTTTGCTTAAAACTCCATTCTCCATCCTCCATAGTTTACCTCCCAGAATCACTCGTCCCAATCTGCCGTGTGTTTCTTACAACTCCATTCTCCAACACTCACTTTAAAAGGCACCCATTCTTTCTCCATCAATGAATGTACACAAAGTGTTCGATCATATGCCTCTGAGACATTGAACACTGCTTTGCTCGCTTAAATCCCCACTCACTACTACAACATCCCATTCCCACTCCATTGTATTTGTAGTCGTATTTTGATTGGTCATTAGTTTGCTTCAATCTGGGCATTGCGATACAGATGCTTCTCTTCTGCTTTGGCAATCTGCGGAAACCTCGAAATGGCTACTCGGAAGGTTTTGTGGAATTTCCCCAACAAGTTATTCACGGTTGGGGTTGTGGGTCTCTGTATTTCAGATTCTGTTGCTAGTGTCGCTCCCGTACGGGGTTCCTCTATGTCTCCTACATTGAATCCTGCAAAGACTAACTTAATGGGCATATCAACTGGTCGGTATCTCTAAGAGAAGATTGTAAACAGGTTGATTTAATTTTTATGTGCAATGTGATGGCTTGTTTAGTATGATAACGATTTTGTTTGCAGATGACTATGTTTTGCTGGAGAAACTGTGTCTTAACCATTACAAGTTTAAGCATGGTGATATTGTAGTCTTCTGGTATTGTTCCTTGCAACATTTCTTAGGTGCCATTTGTTAACGGGTGAGATATACTAACGAGCCTGTGATTTTTTTGGTACATTTTGCAGCTCACCAAGTAATCACAAGGAGCGTCATATTAAGAGGATAACCGGCTTACCTGGAGATTGGATTGGAAATCGTAAGTCATACGATGTGGTGAAAGTTCCAGAGGGACATTGCTGGGTTGAGGGAGACAATTCATCTTCTAGCATGGATTCAAGAACATTTGGCACAGTAAGTTATCCTGTCTGCTATTTTTGTGCTCTAGAAATGAAAAATAGTTTAACAGTAGTATTAACAATCCATGATCTACTAATACTAGTATTGTTGCCTAAACAAGTTAAAACCCACTCAGACTAGGTATTTGGCCTTCCTTTCAGAAGTTACTGCAACTTCTATCTACTTGATGGAGGCATGCAGCTTGCACAGCGACTTACTGTGCAGGGTATAGTAATGTGCTATTGTGGCTAACATGAGACGTTCTTCAATATTTCTGCCACTTTTGCTAACTCAAGCTATTCTTTGCAGATTCCTCTGGGTTTAATTCAAGGAAAGGTGACCCACATTGTGTGGCCTCCTCAGAGAATAGGTGCGGTTCAGAGAAGTACCGCAGGACACATTTGATCCTTGCGCATCACTCCCGGATACAATTTATTGCGGAAGAAAAAGTTTCTCTTATTGTCGCCATTTTGGCATAGCAGCATTCTTGATTGCATTGTTCTTTGTCAACAATATTCAAGTAAGCACCCTGCAAGTTCTTGATCAGGCATAAAATCAAACACTGATATGATCAACAGTATGTCATAGTTCTCGTTTTGGTTCTATATCTAGCTGTTTAGTATTGAGTGTTGATCATCAAGCCGTAAAAACATGTATTTTAAACCATCAACACAAGGATACTCGACTAGTTATTTGAGATATTGATTCGCAATTAACTCATTGTTTCTGTCAAACCATTTTCTTATTGTGGCCATTACAGGTTGTCTGAAGCTTGCTTCTGTAATGTTAATTCTCTGGCAAAAAATCACAAATGGTCACTGATTTTTGACCCATTAATCACTTTACTCACTCACATTTCAAAAATATCACTTAACTCACTCACTTTTCATTCCGTCTCTCATTTAACTCCCTACCGTTAAACCTACCGTTAGAAACCGTTGAAATTGAGGGTATATTTGTCTAACCACATAAAATGCATTTCTAACTTTTTATTTTATATCTAAAGTTATTAAATCATTTCCTTTTTTATTTTATGAAAAAGAGTGACTTTATAAAATCTGAAATTATTTTGAAAAAAAATAATATATTATTTTATTTTTTTCACGATACATCATTAACTTAGAAATGCATATTTTTCTTATTTGAAAGTTATTAAATTATTTTCAACTTTAAACAAAAGAAAAAATTGAATTTCTAATACAAAACAAATGTTTTAGAAGTAAAATATGATGAGAATAAAACAATTTTTTATTTTTGTCCTAAGAAAAAACTAATTGGAATTCTTTTTTTATGTTTAGACAAATATACCCTTGATGTTAACGATTCTTAACGGTAGGTCTAACGGCAGTGAGTTAAGTAAGAGATGAAAACAAAAGTGAGTGAGTTAAGTGATATTTTTAAAATGTGAGTGATCGTGATATTCTGCCTAAGTTATCATCTACCCAAATCAAGAGCTCATTGTTTGTGGTTGAAGCACTTGGTTCACTTCACCATATTGTGTTTAGAGAGAAATTGGAAGGAAGAAAGAGATAAAAGGTCATATGCTAGTTGGATCGGATGTATAGCCAACCAAGAATCACAGGTTGGCCAGTTGCCTACTTTCTGCACTATAAGATAGAAAATGGAGAAAGTGAAAGCATACCCTGTAGTATGAAAATGTGAGTCCATTAGATCTGAGTTTTCAATGGCGGGGATAACTCTCACTCTCTTCCTATGGGTTTCTTACTTTCTTGGTCTTGTCATTACTACGAAAGGTTTTCTTGTGCCCTTTGGCACTTTCTTGGAGATTGGTCAATTCTATCATATCGCTGTTTTTTTATGTTCACCAAGAGGAGAAGGCACAACCAAGGCATGTTTCACTTCTGCAACCAAATTTTCATTCACTAACCTATGTCCCAAATTCACGGTTTGCAATTTAGACGACTAATTCACATTTCAGTGATTTCACCAACTAATTAACACATGAATGATTAATCGTCTCTAGTCTCTATAGAAGCGCTCAGACTTTACCAAACTGTGGATTATCCAAAATACCAAACTGTGGATAAATCACGAGTTTAGACTAGTTTCATTTAAATGTGGAACCAATCCAGAAAATTCAATCACTCACAAATTTTACCTTTGTAAATTTTAACAGATTCTAACTGAGAGATAACTTTTCGAAATGTTAAAATATAAAAGAGTGTCCATACTCTTGACGAATAATCTGTACTCTGTTTAAAGAAAAAACTGCAAAATACGTAGTGGGCACTGGGCAGGCAGGCCATCTTCTCTCAACTCAAATCAAAAGGCTTCGTTTTGCCAACTCTGCTCTCTGTAACCGCCGGTAAAGATCACAAAAACCCATCACCACGTTCTCACATTTCTTTACCTGCATTGCACACCCACATTTCTCTTTTCTCTTTCTTTTTGTGTTTCAGGTTGATTTTCTTGCATTTTGATCCTACGTGATTTCTGGGTTCGTTTTGGTTTTCCCAATTGTGTAACACGGTGGTGGATCTTGGTGGTTCTGTAGGGAGAAAGAAATCAAGAACTGTAGAGGAACGGAAACATGGGAAGGCTGTTTGTGCTGACTCTTGAAGGACACGTCTATAGCTGCAAGTACTGCAAAACCCATCTTGCTCTTGCTGATGACATTCTCTCCACGGTCTGGAATTCTTTTCCTTTATGCTTTTTTCGGTATCGGTTTTCGTTTCTGTTGTTTAGGGTGTGTGCAATAGTATTTCATGTTGCATTTGATGTGGATCATGTAACTGTGTGACAATTTTTGGACGAGGGATTGGATGGTTTGCATGAGAACTTGGCTTTTGTGAGTGTTCTTTTTTATGCTTAATTGCGGTATGTAAAGAAACAAACTTAGTTTAGTGTTGATTTGCATTAGGTATTGTTTTGGGTCAGTGTTTATTTTCATCACTCACATGCCACAGCATTGGTTCAGGTTGCTGTGCTGAAATCTTGGTTTCTGGATTCATTTGGTCTGCATTGTAGGAGTTGTTTACCAAATGGCCTACATATGCATATCACAATCAACTTTGGCTTCTTGTGAAATAGTTTAGTCAGCTGCTTGAGATAAAGAACTTCGATCAGTAAAACCATTACTATGAGATTGAAACATGATAAACATGATTGCCCTATTATTTTATTTTCATGTTACAGTTTTCTACTTCTTGCTGATAGTCATTGTTCTATGCTCTCTTAACTGGTCTGAGTGTTCTATGCTTGATATGAGCAATGACAGAAACATTCTAACACTAAATTTTTTTTCTTTTCCCAGTCTTTTCACTGCAGGCATGGAAAGGCTTATCTTTTCGATAATGTGTAAGTGTTACATCAAAGCTGTGCGAGCGCTTATATCTACCTGTTGTTCTTAGATTAACTCATGGATTGTGAATTTAGACTTTTGTTACATACATTAAAATTCTTGCCATTTTATATCCATAGATCACTTCTGAGCCACCAAATAAATGGAATGACTTTGTAGCTGCAATGCGAGAATGTTGCTAAATAAGCCAGATAGAGATCACTCCCGTAATGAATTTTGAAGTCTTAAGTCTCGAGTATGAAAAGGAAAGAACAAAAGTGTGACATTGTACCCATTCATCTTATGAGCATTTTTCCTTTCAGATATCACTAGTTTACTTCCTGGCCCTCTCATGGGTGATGCAGTTGAACTGCATACATTTGTCTCTATCACATTTTCATTCACTTTCATCCTACAACATAACTCATACTCATGAAGCGCCTATATGAATGCATCAATTAACCTTTTGCTTCTCCAACGGATGGCAGTGTAAATGTCACAGATGGAGAGAAAGAAGAGCGGATCATGATAACAGGACTGCATACTGTTGTGGACATCTTCTGTGTCTCATGTGGCTCAGTTGTGGGGTGGAAATATGTAAGATATTTTAATTACCAGAAAAATATGTTGTATCTGTTATTAGATTGAACCTTTTAATCTGGTGATCACTTTAGGAGTCTGCCTATGATGAAGGCCAGAAGTATAAGGAGGGAAAATTTATCCTTGAGAGGTAACATAAAGTACATGTCTATAATTTTAAATGTTGAATTTACAAGTTCGTGATGTGAATTAGTTTTTGTTGAACAGATTCAAGATTCTCGGCCCTGATGGAAGCAACTACCCGAGAGCTCATGAAGACTACTCGATAGCTCAGGAAGCCGAGATTGGTGGAAGTGATGTTGATGATGATTGATTCACGATTCCTTCAGGAAACTTTACTGCTTCAAATGTATATTCTTTGGGACATTATGCTATCTGGATGGGATTTTTCTCATTCTATTCCTAGACATGAAAGGGTTCCATGACATCCTGTTAAATTATTTTCGATTTAGTAGTAAAGTTGTGCTTCTATGCTATTTTGTATTTACATTGTGCATGCTTTTGTCACTTTGGCATATTGAAATGACGCTTAGAAACCAATGTTGGGTGCCCATAGGTTGATAGATATTATTCTTGGAATCCTTGGGGAAAATACTGAGGTAAAGATTAGGCACTAATGATGTGATTATGAATCTCTATCTTCTGCAAAAACCATCTCTTTACCTTGAACCAAATAATAGCCCAATATGTACCGAGATAATTATAGCTTCTGGTCAAACAATTTATCGATCATGCATTTGGCACCTGATTAAACCTCTATACTGCAACATTGTCAATCTTCATAATGAACCACACTCAAAATTTTGTGCTGATAAGGTGGAAACCTCCATAGTCCATACTGCAATATTGTCAAGCTTCATAATGATCAATCGACAACACTTCCAAAGTCATGTGACTGGAGGTGCCGGAGACAAAGCCGACAGCCGAGGAAAGAAGAAATTGATGTTGCAGAAGAGATGAAGAAATATGGGATTCAGGTAATAATATGTTCTGCATATTTCATCTGATTGGAACATGGAAACTCTTCTGCCTGGTCAGGTAGACCCTACAGTCCGTCTAGGCGTTGCCGACTAGTCGTTTTTATTGTTTTTAAATGGTAGACCCTACAGTCCGTCTAGGCTTACCACGGCCCAGACCGCCACCTAGCCCGTTAAGAGCCCAATTGCTTATTATTATTTTATATATATATTAAATTAAACATTATATTATTTTCTGTCGTACTGTTTTACTGTTTAAAGTACTGTTAAGGCAACTGTTCAAATGGAACAGTTTTGGGCTTGGGTCTGTATCTTTGGGCCTCGGTCTTTTGGTCTGTATCTTTGGGCTTCGGTCTGTATATCTCTCTCGATCTTTCTCGCCGCTTTGCATATCTTTTTTGCTTGGTTTGTCAAGACTTGATCTCTCTCTCTCTCTCATCACTCTGGCTCTCTCTCTCTCTGTACGTCTCTCTCTCGTACTACGTACTCTACTCCTACTCTCTACTCTCGTCCTACTACTACTACTACTCTCTCTCTCTCTCTCTCTCTCTCTCTCTCTCTCTCTCTCTCTCTCTCTCTCTCTCTCTCTATCGAATCATTCCGGCTCTCTCTCTCTCGAATCTCAAGAAAGTTTCTTGATCCAAATCCGGCCAAAATCTCAAAGTCGTCTTCATTGCTCCGTTCTAGGTCTTAAATTTACAACCCAAGCAAGACATCGAGTACTTTTGAGGTAATTTTTTTCCTTTGATATTCGTCAATCGTCGTCTTATTTTTTTGGTCTGATCCTTCTATCTTCGTCTATGCGACTTTGGTTCTAACTTAGCATGTCACAGTCATAACCAGCTGGGAAAAGGGCAAATCAGTCGAGAATTCAAAGTATAAGGGTATACCAGTTTAAAAAAAAGTGAGGGACAAAACTGATTTTAGGTGTAAACTACAGGGTGTCACAAGTATTTACTCCATTCAAGAATGTATTCTTTTAGTGTCCTGGTGTGTTTTAACATTTGGGATTTGGTTGTGTTGATGATTGTTTATTTGGTTATGAATCTCTCGAAATACATGTGAGAATTATCTGTTATGTTTAGAATTCAAGAAAAAAAAAGACCGCAACAGGGCGCGGCCGGGCACTGTCTAGTATATTATATTTTTTGTATAAAGTCTTGGGCTATTCAACTTTGCAAAGAGTAATCGACCACAAACGCACTCAAAGAAGCTAATTTAGCTTCCTCCTCCACTTCTCCAACTCCAAATTAGGTATGATTCTACATTTCTCCTCCATAGGTATTTCAAGTTTCGTTCACTTTCTCTTAAATCTTACGTGTTTTTCTTGCAATTAATCATCACTTTTGGTGGTTACAGCCTGCAATTGAGCTATTGGAATTCAAGTATTGAAATTGATCGTTAATTACTTATCTTGGTTGGGTTCCATTTTGTTGGTTTCTTAATTTAGTTCATCATGTATTTTCAGAGTTGATTTTACTTGTTCTTGATAGTGTGGTTTTGGGCAGCGGAGAGTTTCTTGTTCTTTGTTATCTTTGGTGATTTTGGGCAGTGAAGGGTGAAGCAGGTACCACCATGAGTAAGATAGGACATGACGAACTCGGCCAAATCCTGGACCGGATCACCGACCCAGCTGATAGAAAATCAACCTCTCAGGTCTGCAAGGGGTGGTGGCTCATAGAGGCTCAGAGCCGAACATCACTCCGAGTTAATGACCCCCATCATCTTCCTCGATTACTTGCTAGGTACCCAAACTTAACCACATTCGAAACCCCAAGGGGAATGAGCAATGCCGACCTCGCATTGGTGGCCCAATCGTGCCCCAAATTGGAGGCCTTCATACTCGATGATATATCAATTAGTGTGGAAATTGGGAGACAAGGCATGCGGGCACTGGGATATACTTACCCGTATAGAGTTGGAGATGAAGATGCATTAGGGATCTCTAATGACGA of the Fragaria vesca subsp. vesca linkage group LG6, FraVesHawaii_1.0, whole genome shotgun sequence genome contains:
- the LOC101310136 gene encoding mitochondrial inner membrane protease subunit 2-like — protein: MATRKVLWNFPNKLFTVGVVGLCISDSVASVAPVRGSSMSPTLNPAKTNLMGISTDDYVLLEKLCLNHYKFKHGDIVVFCSPSNHKERHIKRITGLPGDWIGNRKSYDVVKVPEGHCWVEGDNSSSSMDSRTFGTIPLGLIQGKVTHIVWPPQRIGAVQRSTAGHI
- the LOC101313627 gene encoding protein yippee-like — encoded protein: MGRLFVLTLEGHVYSCKYCKTHLALADDILSTSFHCRHGKAYLFDNVVNVTDGEKEERIMITGLHTVVDIFCVSCGSVVGWKYESAYDEGQKYKEGKFILERFKILGPDGSNYPRAHEDYSIAQEAEIGGSDVDDD